The sequence below is a genomic window from Candidatus Omnitrophota bacterium.
GAAAAAAGATATTACACGCCTTCAATGAAAATTGCCTACTCCGACAACGAGGCGAAGGTGGAAGCCCTTCCGTCGGGCCGTTTCAAGGTGACGGCCGAGATCGAATACGACCATCCGCTTATCAAGAGACAGCGTCTTGAGATCATCATAGACGAGGAAGTGTTCAAAAAAGAAATAGCTCCCGCGAAAACATACTGTTTTGATTATGAGATAGAGCAGCTCGAGGCCATAGGCCTTGCCAAAGGCGGCAGCCTCAAGAACGCCATCGTCATAGGAGAGAAGGGCATCCACAACAAAGAGATGATGACTTTTGAAGACGAGTTCGTGCGTCACAAGATACTCGATCTCATGGGTGACCTGTATCTGATAGGCCGTCCCGTAAAAGCGGACATCACTTCTTTCTGCGGCGGCCACACCTCCAACACGGCTCTGGCGAAACTTTTTGCCAAAGACATAGAAATGACCGGAGGGGGCGTTGTCCCCGAATATCCGATGGAACTGGATCTGGAAGGCGTTAAATCCGCGATACCTCATCGTCCGCCTTTCCTTTTTGTAGACAGCGTCACCATCACTGAAGAGGCGAAAGCGGCAGTCGGCCGTCGGCTGATCCTGCCCGATGAATGGTTTTTCAAGGGACATTTTCCCGAAAGGCCGGTTCTTCCGGGCGTGCTGATAACGGAAGCCCTCGCGCAGACGGCGTGCGTTCTTCTTCTTTCAAAGCCGGACTGGAAGGGCAAACTGCCTTTTTTCATGGGAATCAATAATGTGAAATTCCGCAGGCCGGTAAATCCGGGCGACGAGCTCATCCTCAAGGTTGAGATCATCAGGCCGAGGATGAGAGGCGGAAAAGCCGCCGGACAGGCCTATGTGGGAGATGCTCTGGTGTGCGAGTGCGAATTCT
It includes:
- the fabZ gene encoding 3-hydroxyacyl-ACP dehydratase FabZ; this translates as EKRYYTPSMKIAYSDNEAKVEALPSGRFKVTAEIEYDHPLIKRQRLEIIIDEEVFKKEIAPAKTYCFDYEIEQLEAIGLAKGGSLKNAIVIGEKGIHNKEMMTFEDEFVRHKILDLMGDLYLIGRPVKADITSFCGGHTSNTALAKLFAKDIEMTGGGVVPEYPMELDLEGVKSAIPHRPPFLFVDSVTITEEAKAAVGRRLILPDEWFFKGHFPERPVLPGVLITEALAQTACVLLLSKPDWKGKLPFFMGINNVKFRRPVNPGDELILKVEIIRPRMRGGKAAGQAYVGDALVCECEFSFSLVDKE